The sequence below is a genomic window from Nicotiana tomentosiformis chromosome 6, ASM39032v3, whole genome shotgun sequence.
AGAATAGATATAAGACCTAGGACAGCTAGAGGAATACCGGTACAACTCCGGTCACCGGAGTTTTATCGCCTTTGGCAGAGTTTTAGGAGGCATTTGCAAGATTGGTTTAGAAATAGGAAGTTTCATAAGGAAGATGTAATGGTGGATTTGGTGAATACAGTTAAGGTTCCTATTGATAGACATAATGGTAAAGTGGGATCAGAGAAGAGATATAAGTCATGTGCTGTTGTAGGGAATAGTGGGATTTTGTTGAAGAGTCAGTATGGAGAGTTAATTGATAGTCACGAAGCTGTGATTCGATTGAACAATGCAAGAACTGGGGGATTTGAAGGTAGAGTAGGTTCAAAGACTACTCTTTCATTTGTCAATAGTAATATCTTGCATCTTTGTGCGCGGAGGGAAGGTTGTTTTTGCCATCCGTATGGAGTGAATGTGGCCTTAGTTATGTATGTATGTCAGCCTGTGCATTTCTTGGATTACATGGTGTGTAATTCTTCACATAAAGCGCCATTAATTGTCACTGATCCGCGCTTTGACATGTTGTGTGCTAGGATTGTGAAGTATTACTCGTTGAAACGATTCGTGGAGGGAACTGGGAAGCCTCTTCAGGAATGGGCTCCTGCTCATGATGGAGCTAATTTCCATTACTCTTCTGGTTTGCAAGCTGTGATACTTGCTTTAGGTGTTTGTGACAAGGTTAGTGTTTTTGGATTCGGCAAATCCTCTTCAGCTAAGCATCATTATCATACAAATCAGAGGGCTGAGCTGAAGTTACATGACTATGATGCAGAGTATGATTTCTACCGCGATTTGGTAGAGAGACCACAGGTAATACCATTCATCTCGGACATGTTCAAGTATCCTCCTGTTTCTATATACCAGTGACATTTCCACTATAAAGTGAGAGATTGATAGATCATATGTTAAGTACACATTTTTCTGTTTATCTTGTATCAGTATTCTTCCACGGGTAAGACGAGGTCAAATTGTAATTGTAGGTTATGGAGGCCCTTTGGCGTACAACTCAAATGTAAAATTGAATCACATGATGAATGAAATCTTTGGCGTGCTTCTTTGTTATTTTAACTAAATTGCTCAGTGTTATTGCACCATTTGGTCTTATTACTAGAAGATATTTAAGAAACATACTTGGCACACAAATGAAACATGAGTTAGCTCCAATATTAACAGCCCAACGATGACATAGTTGTGCACTCGATACAAAAGATTCTTGAAACACTGTTAATAATAGGAGTACAAGCTAGGCTCGAGTGAAAGTATGTCTTGTTTTCCTTATTCATGTTGGTTGGAACAGAGTGTAGCTGTGAAGGTTTATTATTACCATTTATAGCACATTTCTTAGATCCATGTGCTGCTATGGTCCCATACAGAAAAGGGAAAGATAGAGCAATGATTGATTAAAGCATTTCATGGGAGACTTACCATATAATGCTGGAATTTTCTTGAGAAGGGAAGTATAAAATTTTATAACTGCAAAAGTTATACCAGCTCTATGATAGTGCAGATCTGTACAAAATTGGGATTCCATGTACTGAAATAATTCAATCTGATAAAGAGCAATAAATCTACCATTTACTCTTCTCCACATAACCATATAATGCTGGATTTTATTACCATTTACCTATGTTTGGTTGTTGTTTTGTTCTCGTGGAGGTTAACTATTGGTCTCTTCTGTCCCTGATGCCATTATGTTGTATCTTATGTGTCTTGTACCACGTAGCTGCTTTGCATTTTGATGGGAACCGTCCATTCTCTGTTTCATTGGTTGTATATGGTATGTTACCACAATACGTTTGCTAGGAATTGTTCCTGCCGATTCTGCAAGATGGCATGATTCCCAGAGTCTGTCTTCTAACAATCTGATATTGGAGTAATCCAAGAGATGGATGTTTCATTTGGCATCGCCCTCTGTCTTAGGAAGTCGGTCGTGTCATTAATAACTAATTTAAGTTGATAAGAGATCTGTAGGCTTGCATTCTTTGTTCTGCTGTTCTATATTGCTCAGTCTATAGCGAGCCCCCCCccacaacacacacacacacccaaaaaaaaaaaaacccaaccgcaaaaggaaaaaagaaaggatGTAAGCACAAGAAAGAAGAGAATGCTCTCACAAGCTATGTTGCACGGAATCCAAAATGCTGCCGCACCCTTTTCAGATCCTTAAAAAAtacactacttttggaggatccgataCGCACCAGACATTTTCGGAGAGTCCAAGCAATATAGCTCACAAGAGCCTCCTCGAGTAGCAACATAAGGCATGAAAGGGTTTTACTTGTATAATTGTTTTTATATGTAGTTGCTCTTTCCATTTAAGTTATTTCTCCTTCAAACAGGTTTTGTCAGCCTTGAAAGCATTGAGATACAGGTACCCTGTTCACATTCCTAcaaatttgactctattatttTGCAGGCAAGCTACATTCTGGCTTTCCATCTTTTTCAAGCCAGCCATCTAGAGATGGTTCTCCTCTTTAAATCAGTCTTTTAGTCTTAAGTAAATAAAAAGTTAGCAGCAATGAATTTGACATGGGCTAAATTTGAAGCAAAGAAACATGCTACATCCTGCACACTAAACACTTTAATTAATTTGTGCAGCTTCACCACAAGAACTTTAACAGATACATTTGAAAGTATAACACCAAACATAGCCAAATAAAGCAGTTAGCATACTTTAATTAAACAAAGCTACTAAAATCCCTTTCGAAGTCTGATAAGCGGATGCAAAATATCTATGTACACACCATTCTTGTTAACAATTTCTTTATTCTATCCTTTTGCATTTTTTCCTGAAGGCTCAGGCTTGGCTGTATGTACTGCATTTTGTCCTAAATCATGGGCTTGGCTGTATCGTACTCTACGTCCTGTTCCTCAACTTCATTGTCACCAGGAATCATATGCTGACCTATTGAAAAAAGAATATGGAAAAGGTCAATGAACCAATTCAGAATATTTCAACCATAAGACAGCTTGTCTTTAACATTGTTAAAAACCTGTTTTGGATCATTAACTGCATTTGTTGTCATATTCAAGCTGACTATCTATGTGCCCAGGTGAAATCAGCTGGCTGTGTGGTACTTTGGTATCATCCTTCCAGACAAAATGTTCTGAGTCGATCGTTGTTTAACTCTTCCTAGACCCTTTACTCCATTTTTGTTCTCTTCTAAAGATTTGTTGTTATGCTTATCCAGTTCGAGGTACAAAGTAGATATTTTTTTGTGAAAACTAAGCTCTTAGTTTGTTTTATTAATAGGATCTATACtatctttggggggggggggttatctAGCAGCTTCCGCTGCATCATCCGGAAAGACCATAAAGCTTCCGGAACTGCATGCATATGGTCACATCAGCATACTTCAAAAACATAACAATGCTCTGTACAACTGTTAAACATCTTTCATCCTCATGCAAGCTAACATGCAGGCAAATGTATCCGATGGAGCTCACATACTCATGCATAAGGGAAGCGAATTATGGTAGCAGCTGAAGTTTATGCGAaaatcatttgtttgaaattagTTAGGACTTGTGCCAGCTCAAGTTAGTGTAAGTTTGTATAGATGAGTTGAGTGCTTGCAACTTGTAAGCTCAGATTAGTTAGTGTAAGTTTGTATAGAAgagtttctttctttctttttttctctaaCAAGTTTGTATAGAAGAGTTGAGTGCTTGCAATGTGTAACTAAGTTGGCTAGCAGCAATTTTGCATTGTATGTACATGTTATACACGAGATATCAGGAGAAATGAAGAAATCAGTTACTCATTTCTGTTTCTGTCCCACCATTCTTTCTCttgttatttatttttgattgcaAATCTGTGCCATTTTAACATGGTATCAGGTTCTATGGAGTTGGAGTTGGTTGATGCATCGATCATAGTATGATTGTGATTCATATGTACTGGTTATCGTCTTCTTCTCTCTTTGGTTTTTGCTTGCGATTCAATAATCGGAATGATTGAATTTGAGTTCTGAAGTTTTGCAAATCAGATTCATCAATTGTGTTTCATCGCAGAAGTTCAGATAATAAGGTTTTTACCTTAGCGTCATTATCATCATTCTGTTGCTGGATAGGATCCGAGCTTTTCGTCAAAATATTTGATAAGTTATGGCTTTAAACACTGACACAAGCATTTGATCCCTCAAATTCTCTTTGCCTACAGGCTACAGCCTCCTTCTGATAATCCAGAAATTGTATTAACTAATCCAGTGTTCCGTGTTCGATGGAAGTGATGCTAATTGCTTTATTTGCTACAATTGAGAATAAGCTTTGCGATGGAAGTTGTTATGCTAATCACTTCTACATGATTACTATTGGAGCCCAAATTTGACTCTAGCAAGCTTTCTCCAGAATTACTATTTTGGGAGTTACACTCTTAGCTTTACATCTTTTTATTAACCTGTTTGGCAAGCTTCTAAAATCTAC
It includes:
- the LOC104103526 gene encoding beta-1,6-galactosyltransferase GALT29A isoform X1; its protein translation is MMKRTMRPLFSVLLLMAVAATLAVRVTLRYSSIELKNEYPFAVKAQKPVINETLLKYASVDIGEPKLKKEVEELLEGNFRTHSRHRSFLSSGRYRIDIRPRTARGIPVQLRSPEFYRLWQSFRRHLQDWFRNRKFHKEDVMVDLVNTVKVPIDRHNGKVGSEKRYKSCAVVGNSGILLKSQYGELIDSHEAVIRLNNARTGGFEGRVGSKTTLSFVNSNILHLCARREGCFCHPYGVNVALVMYVCQPVHFLDYMVCNSSHKAPLIVTDPRFDMLCARIVKYYSLKRFVEGTGKPLQEWAPAHDGANFHYSSGLQAVILALGVCDKVSVFGFGKSSSAKHHYHTNQRAELKLHDYDAEYDFYRDLVERPQVKSAGCVVLWYHPSRQNVLSRSLFNSS
- the LOC104103526 gene encoding beta-1,6-galactosyltransferase GALT29A isoform X3, whose amino-acid sequence is MMKRTMRPLFSVLLLMAVAATLAVRVTLRYSSIELKNEYPFAVKAQKPVINETLLKYASVDIGEPKLKKEVEELLEGNFRTHSRHRSFLSSGRYRIDIRPRTARGIPVQLRSPEFYRLWQSFRRHLQDWFRNRKFHKEDVMVDLVNTVKVPIDRHNGKVGSEKRYKSCAVVGNSGILLKSQYGELIDSHEAVIRLNNARTGGFEGRVGSKTTLSFVNSNILHLCARREGCFCHPYGVNVALVMIVKYYSLKRFVEGTGKPLQEWAPAHDGANFHYSSGLQAVILALGVCDKVSVFGFGKSSSAKHHYHTNQRAELKLHDYDAEYDFYRDLVERPQVKSAGCVVLWYHPSRQNVLSRSLFNSS
- the LOC104103526 gene encoding beta-1,6-galactosyltransferase GALT29A isoform X2; the protein is MMKRTMRPLFSVLLLMAVAATLAVRVTLRYSSIELKNEYPFAVKAQKPVINETLLKYASVDIGEPKLKKEVEELLEGNFRTHSRHRSFLSSGRYRIDIRPRTARGIPVQLRSPEFYRLWQSFRRHLQDWFRNRKFHKEDVMVDLVNTVKVPIDRHNGKVGSEKRYKSCAVVGNSGILLKSQYGELIDSHEAVIRLNNARTGGFEGRVGSKTTLSFVNSNILHLCARREGCFCHPYGVNVALVMYVCQPVHFLDYMVCNSSHKAPLIVTDPRFDMLCARIVKYYSLKRFVEGTGKPLQEWAPAHDGANFHYSSGLQAVILALGVCDKVSVFGFGKSSSAKHHYHTNQRAELKLHDYDAEYDFYRDLVERPQANVSDGAHILMHKGSELW